One genomic segment of Longimicrobium sp. includes these proteins:
- a CDS encoding HipA domain-containing protein, whose amino-acid sequence MRDQGGDLLIAKFPALYYEYNVVRWEAVALALARKAGIPVSDWRIETVVDRHVLLLRRFDRRGRERIPFLSAMSMLGAKDGETHSYLEIADALRAYGAAAATDLKDLWRRIVFGVLISNTDDHLRNHGFLWEGSSGWRLSPAYDVNPTPTDLRPRILQTAIGDDEDLSASLDLALAVARSFGLKLGDAKAIAREVGGVVAGWRQEAARIGIREAEIDRMVSAFEHEDLDAARRL is encoded by the coding sequence GTGCGAGACCAGGGCGGCGACCTGCTGATCGCGAAGTTTCCCGCGCTCTACTACGAATACAACGTGGTGCGCTGGGAGGCCGTCGCCCTCGCGCTCGCGCGGAAGGCGGGGATACCGGTTTCGGACTGGCGGATCGAAACCGTCGTCGATCGTCACGTCCTGCTTCTGAGGCGCTTCGACCGCAGGGGACGGGAACGCATTCCCTTCCTTTCCGCGATGAGCATGCTCGGCGCAAAGGATGGAGAAACCCATTCTTACCTCGAGATCGCCGATGCGCTGCGCGCCTATGGGGCCGCCGCCGCGACCGACCTGAAGGATTTGTGGCGGCGGATCGTCTTCGGGGTCCTGATCTCCAACACCGACGACCACCTGCGAAACCACGGGTTCCTGTGGGAGGGCAGCTCAGGGTGGCGCCTTTCCCCAGCGTACGACGTGAACCCCACCCCGACCGACCTGCGGCCGCGAATCCTGCAGACCGCCATCGGTGATGATGAAGACCTGAGCGCCTCACTCGATCTCGCGCTCGCCGTCGCCAGGAGCTTCGGGCTGAAGCTGGGGGATGCGAAAGCGATCGCCAGGGAAGTGGGCGGGGTAGTCGCCGGATGGAGGCAGGAGGCGGCGCGAATCGGCATCCGCGAAGCCGAGATCGACCGGATGGTCAGCGCGTTCGAGCACGAGGACCTGGATGCGGCCCGGCGACTCTGA
- a CDS encoding helix-turn-helix domain-containing protein translates to MPRTTPPMPLPVKRALRKLGNDLRAARLRRRIPTAVMAERVMVSRPTLLRMEQGDPSVSMGIYATALFVLGLHEPLGSLADISRDPVGQGLEEAALPSRIYSTPRKRTSKEP, encoded by the coding sequence ATGCCTAGAACGACTCCGCCGATGCCGCTCCCCGTGAAGCGGGCGCTGCGCAAGCTCGGCAACGACCTGCGCGCCGCCCGGCTGCGCCGCCGTATCCCCACCGCCGTCATGGCGGAGCGTGTGATGGTCAGCCGTCCCACGCTCCTGCGCATGGAGCAGGGAGACCCCTCGGTGTCGATGGGGATCTACGCGACCGCGCTCTTCGTCCTCGGGCTGCACGAACCGCTCGGCTCGCTCGCCGACATCAGCCGCGACCCGGTGGGGCAGGGGCTGGAAGAGGCGGCGCTCCCTTCGCGGATTTACAGCACGCCCCGCAAGCGCACATCGAAGGAACCATGA
- a CDS encoding M14 family zinc carboxypeptidase, which yields MSSTRGAASARALAVVLVPLSLFACARRQAVTGGFRAGADTGELTRLHERYRVGAIGTREFTHRELWTALGPLVDAAGGPERDEAGRSAEGRPIYRVRYGAGPTRVLLWSQMHGNESTATMALADLFRFLAEAPDDPRARRLAERLTIEAVPMLNPDGAERFQRRNAMGIDINRDARAQATPEGRLLRAVHERFRPHFGFNLHDQDIRARVGTSDRLAAIALLAPPFSPSREDNAVRMRAKRVAAVVRMAAEPLVAGHVARYDDTFNPRAFGDLMQSWGTSTVLIESGGWRNDPEKQYLRRVNFVALLTALDAIATEAYAAADPARYEELPENGRSVNDLLVRGSTVVVPGLEPYRADVTINFADPLARRGGRIVEVGDLAESAARDTIDATGLFLHPGPEALAPDVPGRPALTVDRPASFVLRRGRDAASEVVWRMEADTSRRTPPPVP from the coding sequence TTGAGCTCGACGCGCGGGGCCGCGTCCGCGCGTGCGCTCGCCGTCGTCCTGGTGCCGCTCTCGCTCTTTGCGTGCGCGCGGCGGCAGGCGGTCACAGGCGGGTTCCGCGCGGGCGCGGACACGGGCGAGCTCACGCGGCTGCACGAGCGCTACCGGGTGGGCGCAATCGGCACGCGCGAGTTCACGCACCGGGAGCTGTGGACCGCGCTGGGCCCGCTGGTCGATGCGGCGGGCGGTCCGGAGCGCGATGAGGCCGGCCGCTCGGCCGAGGGGCGCCCGATCTACCGCGTGCGCTACGGCGCGGGCCCCACGCGCGTCCTGCTCTGGTCGCAGATGCACGGCAACGAGTCCACCGCCACGATGGCGCTCGCGGACCTCTTCCGCTTCCTCGCCGAAGCGCCGGACGATCCGCGTGCACGGCGCCTGGCGGAGCGGCTGACCATCGAGGCCGTCCCCATGCTCAACCCGGACGGAGCCGAGCGCTTCCAGCGGCGCAACGCGATGGGGATCGACATCAACCGTGACGCGCGGGCGCAGGCCACTCCCGAAGGGCGGCTCCTGCGCGCGGTGCACGAGCGGTTCCGCCCCCACTTCGGCTTCAACCTGCACGACCAGGACATCCGCGCCCGTGTCGGCACGAGCGACCGGCTGGCGGCCATCGCGCTGCTCGCGCCGCCGTTCTCCCCGTCGCGCGAGGACAACGCCGTGCGCATGCGGGCGAAGCGCGTGGCCGCGGTGGTGCGCATGGCCGCCGAGCCGCTGGTCGCCGGCCACGTCGCGCGCTACGACGACACCTTCAACCCGCGCGCCTTCGGCGACCTGATGCAGAGCTGGGGGACGAGCACGGTGCTCATCGAGTCGGGCGGCTGGCGGAACGATCCCGAGAAGCAGTACCTGCGCAGGGTGAACTTCGTGGCGCTCCTGACCGCGCTCGACGCCATCGCCACCGAGGCGTACGCCGCCGCCGACCCCGCGCGCTACGAGGAGCTGCCCGAGAACGGCAGGTCCGTCAACGACCTGCTCGTGCGCGGCTCAACGGTGGTGGTGCCCGGGCTGGAGCCCTACCGCGCCGACGTGACGATCAACTTCGCCGATCCGCTGGCGCGCCGAGGCGGGCGCATCGTGGAGGTCGGCGACCTGGCTGAGTCCGCCGCCCGCGACACCATCGACGCGACGGGTCTCTTCCTGCACCCGGGCCCCGAGGCGCTCGCGCCGGACGTCCCCGGCCGTCCGGCACTGACGGTGGACCGCCCCGCATCGTTCGTGCTCCGCCGCGGCCGCGATGCCGCCAGCGAGGTGGTGTGGAGGATGGAGGCGGACACGTCCCGCAGAACTCCACCCCCGGTCCCGTAA
- a CDS encoding T6SS immunity protein Tdi1 domain-containing protein, with protein sequence MNRYGITTDDLDHVRLLRHWRWLVPASCTILFGTALGDLFLEDAGGAVHWLDVGSIELTPAAPSRSALADAWEDEAQRNYWFGPGLVDAIEAQGLTRGPAECFSYVMLPALGGEFEPSNFRVRSLYDHLDGWGPICEQIATMPDGTQVELRSL encoded by the coding sequence ATGAACCGGTACGGCATCACCACTGACGATCTCGATCATGTGCGGCTACTGCGGCACTGGCGTTGGCTGGTGCCGGCCTCGTGCACGATCCTGTTCGGCACCGCCCTCGGGGACCTGTTCCTGGAAGACGCGGGAGGCGCGGTGCACTGGCTCGATGTCGGAAGCATCGAGTTGACTCCCGCTGCACCCAGCCGGTCCGCGCTGGCTGACGCCTGGGAAGATGAGGCGCAGCGGAACTACTGGTTCGGCCCGGGACTCGTGGACGCGATCGAAGCGCAGGGCCTGACGCGCGGCCCGGCCGAGTGCTTCAGCTACGTCATGCTCCCCGCGCTCGGAGGCGAATTCGAGCCGTCCAACTTCCGTGTCCGCTCCCTTTACGATCACCTGGACGGCTGGGGACCGATCTGCGAACAGATCGCCACCATGCCCGACGGAACACAGGTGGAGCTTCGCTCGTTGTAG
- a CDS encoding SGNH/GDSL hydrolase family protein produces MTPRATTMIRDMLKALSKAAALGGAIAAPAAAEAQTPDRLRTDWAYLERFRAENAALGPPQRGEERVVFMGNSIVEGWAPHFAAMFPRKPYVARGISGQTSPQMLVRFRQDVIALKPKVVVILAGTNDIAGNTGPATLEMIQDNIASMTELAQANGIRVVLASVLPAFRYRWRPDLEPAPLIVALNAWIRDYAVSHGAVYLDFHSAMADERQGLRGDLSADGVHPHEAGYRVMAPLAEQAIAQALRRRRR; encoded by the coding sequence ATGACGCCCCGCGCCACGACGATGATCCGCGACATGCTGAAGGCCCTTTCGAAGGCGGCGGCCCTGGGAGGCGCCATCGCCGCGCCCGCCGCCGCCGAGGCGCAGACGCCGGACCGGCTACGGACGGACTGGGCGTACCTGGAGCGCTTCCGCGCGGAGAACGCCGCGCTCGGGCCGCCGCAAAGGGGTGAGGAGCGCGTCGTCTTCATGGGCAACTCAATCGTGGAGGGATGGGCTCCCCACTTCGCCGCGATGTTCCCGCGGAAGCCGTACGTAGCGCGCGGCATCAGCGGCCAGACGTCTCCGCAGATGCTGGTGCGCTTCCGCCAGGACGTGATCGCGCTGAAGCCGAAGGTGGTGGTGATACTCGCGGGGACCAACGACATCGCGGGGAACACCGGCCCGGCCACGCTGGAGATGATCCAGGACAACATCGCGTCCATGACCGAGCTGGCGCAGGCGAACGGCATCCGGGTGGTCCTCGCGTCCGTACTGCCGGCCTTCCGCTACCGGTGGAGGCCCGATCTGGAGCCGGCGCCCCTAATCGTCGCGCTGAACGCCTGGATCAGGGACTACGCGGTGAGCCACGGCGCGGTGTACCTGGACTTCCACTCGGCGATGGCGGACGAGCGGCAGGGTCTGCGCGGCGACCTCTCCGCCGACGGCGTGCACCCGCACGAGGCCGGCTACCGCGTGATGGCGCCGCTCGCGGAGCAGGCGATCGCGCAGGCGCTTCGTCGGCGGCGGCGATGA
- a CDS encoding HipA N-terminal domain-containing protein, with protein sequence MSEPRALVYADVRGETRRVGRLWTSAGKGREAASFQYDDEWLADGFALDPALPLGGGAFHTGGGRPLFGALDDCSPDRWGRSLVARAERRLAREEGRAPRTLFAIDYLLGVSDEVRQGALRLTAAEGGPFLATSEGVSVPPMVYLPRLLAATDRVLADEESPKTCASCWLRVARSAVPGPRHRCETRAATC encoded by the coding sequence ATGAGCGAGCCCCGCGCCCTCGTGTACGCCGACGTGCGGGGCGAAACCCGGCGAGTGGGCCGACTCTGGACTTCCGCGGGGAAGGGCCGTGAGGCCGCGAGCTTCCAGTACGACGACGAATGGCTCGCGGACGGCTTCGCACTGGACCCGGCGCTTCCGCTGGGTGGCGGTGCGTTCCACACGGGCGGCGGGCGTCCCCTCTTTGGTGCGCTGGACGACTGCTCGCCCGACCGGTGGGGGAGGAGCCTGGTCGCGCGGGCGGAACGGCGGCTCGCCCGAGAGGAAGGCCGGGCGCCCCGCACGCTCTTCGCCATCGACTACCTGCTGGGAGTTTCGGACGAGGTGCGGCAGGGTGCGCTCCGCTTGACGGCGGCCGAGGGCGGGCCGTTCCTGGCGACGAGCGAGGGGGTTTCCGTGCCTCCCATGGTATACCTTCCACGGCTTCTGGCCGCGACGGACCGCGTGCTGGCGGACGAGGAATCGCCGAAGACCTGCGCCTCCTGCTGGCTACGGGTGGCTCGCTCGGCGGTGCCTGGCCCAAGGCATCGGTGCGAGACCAGGGCGGCGACCTGCTGA
- a CDS encoding type II toxin-antitoxin system RelE/ParE family toxin has product MRPTNRKQLFWAGSSKKDDMASPPEVQDDLGYALDSVQAGVRVIPSATPLTEGKLKGLGILELADDHDTDTYRAVYTTKIGDVVYVLHAFKKKSKSGIAIPKSDMDLILDRYRAAKKHYIEEVAAKMRRTPSENPLMKKR; this is encoded by the coding sequence ATGAGGCCGACGAATCGCAAGCAACTTTTCTGGGCGGGTTCGTCGAAGAAGGACGACATGGCGTCCCCTCCCGAAGTGCAGGACGATCTGGGGTACGCTCTCGATTCGGTGCAGGCCGGAGTGAGGGTGATTCCTTCGGCAACGCCCCTAACTGAGGGAAAGCTGAAGGGACTCGGAATATTGGAACTGGCTGACGATCACGACACCGATACGTATCGAGCGGTTTACACCACGAAGATCGGCGACGTGGTCTATGTGCTGCATGCTTTCAAGAAGAAATCGAAAAGCGGAATCGCGATTCCGAAATCAGACATGGATCTGATCCTTGATCGATACAGGGCGGCGAAGAAGCATTATATAGAAGAGGTGGCGGCTAAAATGCGACGCACACCTTCTGAGAACCCGCTAATGAAGAAGCGCTGA
- a CDS encoding serine hydrolase domain-containing protein encodes MNRVFFAAIVALSACAPSPAPTREKPAAAPPRAAAPRPAPRPALVAPADVGMSERLIPSLDSILEAAIADRASPGAAIAVGRSGRVVASKGYGRTDWAQGAPAVTDSTLYDLASLTKVVATTTAAMILEEEGRLDLDRAVAHYLPHFDAADKAAITPRMLLVHNSGMRAYHVLYREAKGRDEYLKAINARPLAHPPGTHTEYIDWNLIVLQLVIERVTGEPLDGFLRRRVFEPLGMRETRFNPPESLRPRIAPTEVQAFRGGQVWGVVHDENAWSLGGVAGHAGLFSSARDLAVFAAMMLNGGEYGGVRILRPETISRWTRRQNPGTSSRALGWDTPYPGSSAGRYFSPTSFGHTGFTGTSIWMDPVNGVFVVLLTNRINPTRDNPKLGPLRTAVADAVQRSVLGNPPRNRDAGRQ; translated from the coding sequence ATGAACCGAGTCTTCTTCGCCGCGATCGTCGCGCTGTCCGCGTGCGCACCCTCGCCGGCCCCGACGCGCGAGAAGCCCGCCGCGGCTCCTCCACGGGCTGCGGCGCCGCGGCCCGCCCCGCGCCCCGCGCTCGTGGCGCCGGCAGACGTGGGGATGAGCGAGCGGCTGATCCCGTCGCTCGATTCAATCCTGGAAGCGGCCATCGCGGACCGCGCCTCGCCGGGAGCGGCCATCGCCGTGGGGCGGAGCGGGCGGGTCGTGGCGAGCAAGGGGTACGGGCGCACGGACTGGGCGCAGGGCGCGCCCGCCGTCACCGACAGCACGCTGTACGACCTCGCCTCCCTGACGAAAGTGGTCGCCACCACGACGGCGGCGATGATCCTGGAAGAGGAGGGGCGGCTGGACCTCGACCGCGCCGTCGCCCACTACCTACCCCACTTCGACGCGGCCGACAAGGCGGCGATCACCCCGCGCATGCTCCTCGTCCACAACAGCGGGATGAGGGCGTACCACGTGCTGTACCGCGAGGCGAAGGGGCGCGACGAGTACCTCAAGGCGATCAACGCCCGCCCGCTGGCGCACCCGCCGGGCACGCATACCGAGTACATCGATTGGAACCTGATCGTCCTCCAGCTCGTGATCGAGCGCGTGACGGGCGAGCCGCTGGACGGGTTCCTTCGCAGGCGCGTATTCGAGCCGCTGGGGATGCGCGAGACGCGGTTCAATCCGCCGGAATCGCTCCGCCCCCGCATCGCGCCGACGGAGGTGCAGGCGTTTCGTGGCGGGCAGGTGTGGGGGGTGGTGCACGATGAGAACGCCTGGTCGCTGGGCGGCGTGGCGGGGCACGCGGGGCTCTTCTCCAGCGCGCGCGATCTGGCCGTCTTCGCCGCCATGATGCTGAACGGCGGCGAGTACGGTGGCGTGCGCATCCTGCGCCCCGAGACGATCTCGCGCTGGACTCGGCGCCAGAACCCCGGAACATCCAGCCGCGCGCTGGGCTGGGACACCCCGTACCCGGGTTCGAGCGCGGGCCGTTACTTCTCCCCGACCTCGTTTGGCCACACGGGCTTCACCGGCACCTCCATCTGGATGGACCCCGTGAACGGCGTCTTCGTGGTGCTGCTGACGAACCGCATCAACCCCACCCGCGACAACCCGAAGCTGGGGCCGCTGCGCACCGCCGTCGCTGATGCCGTGCAGCGTTCCGTGCTGGGCAATCCGCCGCGGAACCGCGACGCGGGGCGCCAATGA
- a CDS encoding amidohydrolase — protein MRSIQSSPARAAWLLGALALAPLPAAAQGGPADADIQRRVDAVTPKVVAWRRDIHQNPELGNREVRTARLVAEHLRGLGMEVQTGVAHTGVVGVLKGGRPGPVVALRADMDALPVTEQVDLPFASKARAEYNGQQVGVMHACGHDNHVAILMGAAEVLAGMRAQLPGTVKFIFQPAEEGPPAGEEGGAKMMVKEGVLENPKPEAIFGLHVGVIPAPVGTISYRPRGAMAAADNLRIIVRGRQTHGAVPWSGVDPIVISAQIVQGLQTIASRQTNLTTAPIVVTIGSINGGVRGNIIPDSVVMVGTIRTLDKDMQTDVHDRIRRTAEMIAQSAGATAQVVIDKGVAPLTFNDPALTERMLPTLQRVGGAERVQLVPPTMGAEDFSEFQARVPGLFVFLGVVPAGQDLSKVAPNHSPFFFADEGALPVGVRAMTQLAVDYLARPATRR, from the coding sequence ATGCGCAGTATCCAGAGTTCCCCCGCCCGCGCCGCCTGGCTGCTGGGTGCGCTCGCGCTGGCACCGCTCCCCGCCGCGGCGCAGGGCGGGCCCGCGGATGCCGACATCCAGCGGCGTGTGGATGCGGTGACGCCCAAGGTGGTGGCGTGGCGGCGCGACATCCACCAGAACCCGGAGCTGGGGAACCGTGAGGTGCGCACCGCCCGCCTCGTCGCCGAGCACCTGCGCGGCCTGGGGATGGAGGTGCAGACGGGTGTAGCGCACACCGGCGTCGTGGGGGTGCTCAAGGGCGGCCGGCCGGGGCCCGTGGTGGCGCTGCGGGCGGACATGGACGCGCTGCCGGTCACGGAGCAGGTGGACCTCCCCTTTGCGTCGAAGGCGAGGGCGGAATACAACGGGCAGCAGGTGGGGGTGATGCACGCCTGCGGGCACGACAACCACGTCGCCATCCTGATGGGCGCCGCGGAGGTGCTGGCCGGAATGCGCGCGCAGCTCCCGGGCACGGTAAAGTTCATCTTCCAGCCCGCCGAGGAGGGTCCGCCCGCCGGCGAGGAGGGCGGCGCGAAGATGATGGTGAAGGAGGGCGTGCTGGAGAACCCGAAGCCAGAGGCCATCTTCGGGCTGCACGTGGGCGTCATCCCGGCGCCGGTGGGCACCATCTCGTACCGCCCGCGCGGCGCCATGGCCGCCGCGGACAACCTGCGCATCATCGTGCGCGGCCGGCAGACGCACGGCGCGGTGCCGTGGAGCGGCGTGGACCCCATCGTCATCAGCGCGCAGATCGTCCAGGGGCTGCAGACCATCGCCAGCCGCCAGACCAACCTGACCACCGCGCCGATCGTGGTGACCATCGGGAGCATCAACGGCGGGGTGCGCGGCAACATCATCCCCGACTCGGTGGTGATGGTGGGCACCATCCGCACGCTCGACAAGGACATGCAGACCGACGTGCACGACCGCATCCGCCGCACCGCCGAGATGATCGCGCAGAGCGCCGGCGCCACCGCGCAGGTGGTGATCGACAAGGGCGTGGCGCCGCTCACCTTCAACGATCCCGCCCTCACCGAGCGGATGCTCCCCACGCTCCAGCGCGTCGGCGGCGCGGAGCGCGTGCAGCTGGTGCCGCCCACCATGGGCGCGGAGGACTTCTCCGAGTTCCAGGCGCGGGTGCCGGGGCTCTTCGTCTTCCTGGGAGTGGTCCCCGCCGGACAGGACCTTTCCAAGGTTGCGCCGAACCACTCGCCCTTCTTCTTCGCGGACGAGGGCGCGCTCCCCGTGGGCGTGCGCGCCATGACGCAGCTGGCGGTGGACTACCTGGCCCGCCCGGCCACCCGCCGCTGA
- a CDS encoding metallophosphoesterase → MRRSLKPLAFVLLFAGAAVPPSCSPERGELRIVVISDLNSSYGSTEYEPQVHQAVRMIREVWRPDLVLAAGDLIAGQKPSLPDDSVRAMWAAFDSAVARPLRDARIPFGFTLGNHDGSAHPAHRRDRAFAVEHWKARRTGVAFVDSTHFPLYYSFRQGDVFVLVWDASFAGTVGELPMMRWVREQLAAHPARTARHRLVLGHLPLYAVAEGRNRPGEVLQEPDSLRRILEHHGVHTYISGHHHAYYPGRRGALELLHTGALGQGPRPLLGTSAPPRQTITILDFRGDSVAYTTYAFDGSGLTPVQLRDLPPIIRGINGTIVRRDLPEGPP, encoded by the coding sequence CGCCGCTCGCTGAAGCCGCTCGCATTCGTGCTCCTGTTTGCGGGCGCGGCGGTCCCGCCCTCGTGCTCGCCCGAGCGCGGCGAGTTGCGCATCGTGGTGATCAGCGACCTGAACAGCAGCTACGGATCGACCGAGTACGAGCCGCAGGTGCACCAGGCCGTGCGCATGATCCGTGAGGTCTGGCGACCGGACCTGGTGCTCGCGGCCGGCGACCTGATCGCGGGGCAGAAGCCGTCGCTGCCGGACGACAGCGTGCGCGCGATGTGGGCGGCCTTCGACTCCGCCGTCGCAAGGCCGCTGCGGGACGCGCGGATTCCGTTCGGCTTCACGCTGGGCAACCACGACGGCTCGGCGCACCCCGCGCACCGCCGCGACCGCGCGTTCGCCGTCGAGCACTGGAAGGCGCGCCGCACGGGCGTGGCGTTCGTGGACAGCACGCACTTCCCGCTGTACTACAGCTTCCGGCAGGGTGATGTCTTCGTGCTGGTGTGGGACGCATCGTTCGCGGGCACGGTGGGGGAGCTGCCGATGATGCGGTGGGTGCGCGAGCAGCTCGCCGCTCACCCGGCCCGCACCGCGCGCCATCGCCTGGTGCTCGGCCATCTCCCCCTCTACGCCGTCGCGGAGGGCCGCAACCGCCCCGGCGAGGTGCTCCAGGAGCCCGACTCGCTGCGCCGCATCCTGGAGCACCACGGCGTGCACACCTACATCAGCGGCCATCACCACGCCTATTATCCCGGACGACGCGGCGCGCTCGAGCTGCTGCACACCGGCGCCCTCGGCCAGGGGCCGCGCCCCCTGCTCGGCACTTCGGCGCCGCCCCGGCAGACGATCACCATCCTGGACTTTCGTGGGGATTCGGTGGCCTACACCACCTACGCCTTCGACGGAAGCGGCCTCACCCCCGTCCAGCTCCGCGACCTGCCGCCCATCATCCGCGGCATCAACGGCACCATTGTGCGCCGCGACCTGCCAGAAGGCCCACCATGA
- a CDS encoding helix-turn-helix transcriptional regulator, producing MPETSVDFEKSSGNVWTDAGRVDATEAQARAELLRQITSIIQHRHLTQADAAKILGTTQPTISDLMRGKLSKFSFERLFHFLMLLGRDVKIVVRPKPRSRKAGALSVTG from the coding sequence ATGCCGGAAACGAGCGTGGATTTCGAGAAGAGCAGCGGCAACGTCTGGACAGACGCAGGGCGTGTTGACGCCACCGAGGCACAAGCACGAGCGGAGTTGCTCCGCCAGATCACCAGCATCATCCAGCATCGGCATCTTACGCAAGCGGACGCCGCGAAAATCCTCGGCACGACCCAGCCTACGATTTCCGATCTGATGCGCGGAAAGCTCTCGAAGTTCAGCTTCGAACGGCTCTTCCACTTCCTCATGCTCCTGGGGCGCGACGTTAAGATCGTCGTTCGTCCGAAGCCGCGCTCTCGCAAGGCGGGCGCGTTGAGCGTCACTGGGTGA